A portion of the Juglans microcarpa x Juglans regia isolate MS1-56 chromosome 1D, Jm3101_v1.0, whole genome shotgun sequence genome contains these proteins:
- the LOC121251504 gene encoding ankyrin repeat domain-containing protein 13C has product MAGIDISKYAHSPVHKAIAMKDYASLKRILAGLPRLCNPAEIRTEAASMAEEEKADAIAAVIDRRDVPNRDTPLHLAVKLGDETATEMLMVAGADWSLQNEQGWSALQEAICHREEGISMIIVRHYQPLAWAKWCRRLPRLIGTMRRMRDFYMEITFHFESSVIPFISRIAPSDTYKIWKRGANLRADMTLAGFDGFRIQRSDQSIIFLGDGSEDGKIPPGSLCMISHKDREIMNALDGAGSPATEEEVRQEVAAMSQTNIFRPGIDVTQAVLLAQLTWRRQEKTEMVGAWKAKVYDMHNVVVSIKSRRVPGAMTDDELFSSCNENETDSEELSDILTEDERRQLEAALKLDTSESAIDNGDEIIGHRHSSYEHREIPLEDVNGCRNGESKQEKKGWFAGWRKRDSKNEAPKKTVPPRNSLCVDDKVSDLLGDSPTRNQPKPGRHSVEIVIRGDEHRRGRDTKTSSSMSSESRNRHKDAVRENEYKKGLRPILWLSPNFPLQTEELLPLLDILANKVKAIRRLRELLTTKLPMGTFPVKVAIPVVPTIRVLVTFTKFEELQPLDEFSTPPSSPSAAGRESPAVMYSSSSSWFQWIKAPYQRPSSSTASSSSRIENIQDPFAIPQDYCWTTAEAKKKKMQEKNKSKKGKSHKQ; this is encoded by the exons ATGGCGGGTATTGATATTTCAAAATATGCTCATAGCCCTGTGCACAAGGCCATTGCCATGAAGGATTATGCCAGTCTCAAGCGGATACTCGCAGGTCTCCCACGCCTCTGTAACCCAGCTGAAATTCGCACTGAGGCTGCTTCGATGGCCGAGGAAGAGAAAGCCGATGCAATTGCTGCTGTGATCGATCGGCGAGATGTTCCAAACCGTGACACCCCACTTCACTTGGCTGTGAAGCTTGGTGATGAGACAGCAACCGAAATGCTTATGGTTGCTGGGGCAGATTGGAGCTTGCAGAATGAACAAGGGTGGAGTGCGCTCCAGGAAGCGATATGCCACAGAGAAGAAGGGATTTCCATGATAATAGTTAGGCACTACCAGCCATTGGCCTGGGCAAAATGGTGTAGACGGTTGCCTCGCTTGATAGGAACTATGCGAAGGATGAGGGACTTCTATATGGAAATTACATTCCACTTTGAGAGTTCTGTGATTCCTTTTATTTCAAGGATTGCCCCTTCGGATACTTACAAAATTTGGAAGAGGGGTGCGAATTTGAGGGCAGACATGACTTTGGCTGGGTTCGATGGTTTTAGGATTCAGCGGTCAGATCAGAGTATTATTTTCCTTGGCGATGGGTCTGAGGATGGGAAGATTCCTCCTGGGTCACTTTGCATGATTTCACACAAGGATAGAGAGATCATGAATGCTTTGGATGGTGCTGGTTCTCCAGCTACTGAAGAAGAGGTTCGACAGGAAGTGGCTGCAATGTCTCAGACTAATATATTCAGGCCTGGGATTGATGTGACTCAGGCAGTTCTCTTGGCACAATTAACATGGAGACGACAGGAGAAAACAGAAATGGTTGGTGCATGGAAGGCTAAGGTGTATGACATGCACAATGTGGTTGTGAGCATCAAATCTAGGAGAGTCCCAGGGGCTATGACAGACGATGAGTTGTTCTCATCTTGCAATGAAAACGAAACAGATAGTGAGGAGCTCAGTGACATTTTGACAGAGGATGAGAGGAGACAACTTGAAGCTGCTCTTAAGTTGGATACATCAGAATCAGCGATTGATAATGGTGATGAGATTATTGGGCATCGCCATAGTTCTTACGAGCACAGGGAGATTCCTTTGGAAGATGTGAATGGCTGTAGAAATGGAGAATCTAAGCAGGAAAAGAAAGGATGGTTTGCTGGATGGAGGAAACGGGATTCTAAAAATGAAGCACCGAAGAAGACTGTTCCACCGAGAAATTCTCTGTGTGTGGATGACAAGGTGAGTGATCTACTGGGAGATTCTCCCACCAGAAATCAGCCCAAACCGGGAAGACACTCTGTGGAGATTGTCATAAGAGGGGATGAGCACCGTAGAGGGAGGGATACCAAAACATCTTCTTCTATGAGCTCTGAGAGCAGAAATCGCCACAAGGATGCTGTCCGCGAGAATGAGTATAAGAAAGGATTGAGGCCTATTCTGTGGCTTTCCCCAAACTTTCCGCTACAAACTGAAGAATTGCTGCCATTGCTCGACATTCTGGCAAATAAGGTTAAGGCAATTCGTCGTTTGAGGGAACTGCTTACTACCAAGCTTCCAATGGGAACCTTTCCTGTCAAG GTTGCTATCCCAGTGGTTCCCACTATTAGGGTTCTGGTTACTTTTACCAAGTTTGAAGAACTACAGCCATTGGATGAGTTCTCAACGCCCCCTTCAAGCCCTTCTGCTGCAGGGCGAGAGAGCCCAGCAGTGATGTATTCGTCGAGTTCATCTTGGTTTCAGTGGATAAAAGCCCCTTATCAACGCCCTAGCTCATCCACTGCCAGCTCTAGTAGTAGGATAGAAAATATTCAAGACCCATTTGCAATTCCCCAAGATTACTGTTGGACTACTGCTGAAGctaagaaaaagaagatgcaggagaagaacaagtcaaagaaaggaaaaagtcaTAAGCAATGA